A DNA window from Phaeobacter sp. A36a-5a contains the following coding sequences:
- a CDS encoding DMT family transporter — protein sequence MPDSPGAANWAKLLFLGVIWGASFMAVSLALRGFAPLTIAALRISIGAACLLAAVYAMGIGLPTLRNRDGRIIWACAAGMGLFTNALPFTLLSWGQTFVASGFAGVCMAVVPLFVLPLAHFLVPGEHMTLRRSISFLIGFAGVVVLIGVDALRSAGTDYESLARLACLGASLCYAIGAIITRLCPQVNMLSLSAATLLCGATMMVPAALWAEGLPELPAPLPLRAVIYLGLLPTALAQVLLVQVARSAGPAFLSTVNYQVPVWSVIFGAALLGETLPPQLFAALALILGGLLLSRSRRPRMA from the coding sequence ATGCCAGACTCCCCCGGTGCCGCCAATTGGGCCAAGCTGTTGTTCCTAGGTGTGATCTGGGGCGCCTCCTTCATGGCGGTATCACTGGCGCTCAGGGGCTTTGCGCCGCTGACCATTGCCGCGCTCAGGATCTCCATCGGTGCAGCCTGTCTGCTGGCGGCTGTCTACGCCATGGGAATCGGCCTGCCCACCCTGCGCAACCGCGACGGCCGCATCATCTGGGCCTGCGCGGCTGGCATGGGGCTCTTTACCAATGCGCTGCCCTTCACCCTGCTTAGCTGGGGGCAGACTTTTGTGGCCAGCGGCTTTGCCGGGGTCTGCATGGCGGTGGTGCCGCTGTTTGTGCTGCCGCTGGCGCATTTTCTGGTGCCGGGCGAACATATGACCCTGCGCCGCAGCATCAGCTTCCTGATCGGCTTTGCCGGTGTGGTGGTGCTGATCGGGGTCGACGCCCTCCGCTCTGCCGGAACGGATTATGAATCGCTGGCCCGCCTCGCCTGCCTTGGGGCCTCGCTCTGTTATGCCATCGGTGCGATCATCACCCGGCTCTGCCCACAGGTGAATATGCTCTCGCTCTCGGCAGCAACCCTCCTGTGCGGAGCCACAATGATGGTGCCGGCCGCGCTTTGGGCCGAAGGGCTGCCAGAGCTGCCCGCCCCCCTGCCACTGCGCGCCGTGATCTACCTTGGCCTCTTGCCCACCGCGCTCGCCCAAGTGCTGCTGGTGCAGGTCGCCCGCAGCGCAGGCCCGGCCTTCCTGTCCACCGTGAACTATCAGGTGCCGGTCTGGTCGGTGATCTTTGGTGCGGCGCTGCTGGGGGAAACCCTGCCACCGCAGCTGTTTGCCGCGCTGGCGCTGATCCTCGGCGGCCTGCTCCTCAGCCGCAGCCGCCGCCCGCGCATGGCCTGA